From Humibacter ginsenosidimutans, a single genomic window includes:
- a CDS encoding ketopantoate reductase family protein, protein MRIAVVGAGGVGGYFGSQLAANGEDVVFVARGAHGAAIREHGLLVRSDEHPQHLTSPNVVESVDRVEEAELVVLAVKLWDTDDVARSLAPLAEAGAAVVSLQNGVQKDDVLRRYLPRESILGGACYISAFIESPGVIAHHGALQRIVLGEYDRTRSDRVLDIVARCRAAGINAEASDDIERELWEKYVFLVGMSALTSATRLTMGPIRANHETRRLLAEVMAEAVAVGRARGVHLDDGLVAERLAFIDTVAPGMTSSMANDLAEGRRLELPWLSGGVVSLAAEDGIGVPANRTIAALLAPYVDGGVAA, encoded by the coding sequence ATGCGGATCGCGGTCGTCGGAGCGGGCGGTGTCGGCGGGTATTTCGGGTCGCAGTTGGCGGCGAACGGTGAAGACGTGGTGTTCGTGGCCCGTGGGGCGCACGGCGCGGCGATCCGCGAGCACGGCCTTCTGGTGCGCAGCGACGAGCATCCTCAGCATCTGACGAGCCCGAACGTCGTGGAGAGCGTCGATCGTGTCGAGGAGGCCGAGCTGGTGGTGCTGGCCGTCAAGCTCTGGGACACCGACGACGTCGCGCGCAGCCTCGCGCCGCTGGCCGAGGCGGGCGCCGCCGTCGTCTCGTTGCAGAACGGCGTGCAGAAGGATGACGTGCTGCGGCGGTATCTGCCGCGCGAGAGCATCCTCGGGGGCGCCTGCTACATCTCGGCGTTCATCGAGAGCCCCGGCGTGATCGCACACCATGGAGCGCTTCAGCGCATCGTGCTGGGCGAGTACGACCGCACCCGCTCCGACCGCGTGCTCGACATCGTCGCGCGGTGCCGTGCCGCCGGCATCAACGCCGAGGCGAGCGACGACATCGAGCGCGAACTCTGGGAGAAGTACGTGTTCCTGGTCGGGATGTCCGCGCTCACCTCCGCCACGCGCCTCACCATGGGCCCCATCCGTGCGAACCACGAGACGCGTCGGCTGCTCGCCGAGGTGATGGCCGAAGCGGTCGCGGTGGGACGAGCGCGGGGTGTCCACCTGGACGACGGCCTCGTGGCCGAGCGGCTCGCGTTCATCGACACCGTGGCGCCCGGCATGACCTCGTCGATGGCGAACGATCTGGCCGAGGGGCGTCGCCTCGAGCTGCCGTGGCTGAGCGGGGGAGTCGTGTCACTGGCGGCCGAGGACGGCATCGGCGTTCCTGCGAACCGCACGATCGCGGCGCTCCTGGCGCCGTACGTCGACGGCGGCGTGGCCGCCTAG
- a CDS encoding LysR family transcriptional regulator produces the protein MDPHRLRLLRELGDRGSIAAVARALYITPSAVSQQLTALQREFSVPLTERTGRTLRLTEAGEALAAASAGVESALADAAESVDAYLATSDRTVSVGGLPSILMLLLPRLSIDGPPLHLSDVDVAVRDFAGRTADHDLVIAHRLPNAQEWPARVSVTPLFAEPLDVALPVTHRLAGRTSVRPHDLRGERWLVAHADFPLAGVIDHLGALIGERPVVAHEVNDFPLLAELTRRGAGIGMLPRYSSRELVGDDLALVPIVGGTFARNVDVLARPESLARAAVRDVLAGMRGAATEIAHSG, from the coding sequence GTGGACCCGCACCGACTCCGGCTTCTGCGCGAGCTCGGCGATCGCGGCAGCATCGCCGCGGTCGCCCGCGCCCTCTACATCACGCCCTCCGCCGTGTCGCAGCAGCTGACCGCGCTGCAACGCGAGTTCTCCGTGCCTCTCACCGAGCGCACCGGCCGCACGTTGCGGCTCACGGAGGCGGGCGAAGCGCTGGCCGCGGCATCCGCCGGGGTCGAGTCGGCGCTCGCGGATGCCGCCGAGTCGGTGGACGCGTACCTCGCCACGAGCGACCGCACGGTGTCTGTCGGCGGGTTGCCGAGCATCCTCATGCTGCTGCTCCCGCGGCTTTCCATCGACGGGCCGCCGTTGCACCTCAGCGACGTGGACGTCGCGGTGCGCGACTTCGCCGGCCGGACCGCCGACCACGACCTGGTGATCGCCCACCGCCTGCCGAACGCGCAGGAATGGCCCGCGCGCGTCAGCGTGACTCCGCTGTTCGCGGAGCCGCTCGACGTGGCGTTGCCCGTCACGCATCGGCTGGCGGGCAGAACGAGCGTGCGGCCGCACGACCTTCGGGGCGAGCGCTGGCTGGTGGCGCACGCGGACTTTCCGCTGGCCGGCGTGATCGATCATCTGGGCGCGTTGATCGGCGAGCGGCCGGTCGTGGCGCACGAGGTCAACGACTTTCCGCTGCTTGCCGAGCTGACACGTCGTGGCGCCGGCATCGGGATGCTCCCCCGCTACTCGTCGCGCGAGCTGGTGGGCGACGACCTGGCGCTGGTGCCCATCGTCGGCGGCACCTTCGCCAGGAACGTCGACGTGCTCGCCAGGCCGGAGTCGCTGGCCAGGGCGGCCGTGCGCGACGTGCTGGCAGGCATGCGGGGCGCGGCCACGGAGATCGCGCACTCGGGCTGA
- a CDS encoding DMT family transporter, whose amino-acid sequence MPDTTAAAIPVDIRNPGRVHRPRRDEVLADALLVGVAVAWGSSFVATKQLSAQVGVVPGLSLRFLFAAAAAWAIIAVRRDRMPRGRTLLIAIALGGFQAVIIGLETWGVHLTTATNAGLISSLALIGTPLLESIASRSWLPPSFFVVAVVAVVGVALLVSSDGFHAPNAGDLLILLAAFVRSVRVVTGGHLMRGRPESSLSVVAVQVSVSAIVFTAAAAPSLPAAFVHMSAASWFDVVFLGLACSVFAFAIELWAVRRTSAARASILLGTEPVWAVAVGWLLGGESLGWLGLFGGVLIVAASQAGSAIERRHRGRATGSERRTPARALPRRGTRSPSAAAARRSRSPRRSAPS is encoded by the coding sequence GTGCCCGACACCACAGCCGCCGCGATCCCGGTCGACATCCGCAACCCCGGACGCGTCCATCGCCCTCGCCGCGACGAGGTGCTCGCCGACGCGCTGCTCGTCGGCGTCGCCGTGGCGTGGGGGTCGAGCTTCGTCGCCACCAAGCAGCTGTCGGCGCAGGTGGGCGTTGTACCCGGCCTGTCGCTGCGGTTCCTGTTCGCGGCCGCGGCGGCGTGGGCGATCATTGCCGTGCGCCGCGACCGCATGCCGCGCGGCCGCACGTTGCTCATCGCGATCGCGCTCGGCGGGTTCCAGGCCGTGATCATCGGCCTCGAGACCTGGGGCGTGCACCTCACCACGGCGACCAACGCCGGACTGATCAGCTCGCTCGCCCTCATCGGCACACCTCTGCTGGAGAGCATCGCGTCGAGGTCGTGGCTGCCTCCGTCGTTCTTCGTCGTGGCGGTCGTCGCCGTGGTGGGGGTCGCCCTGCTCGTGTCGTCCGACGGGTTCCACGCGCCCAACGCCGGTGACCTGCTCATTCTGCTCGCGGCCTTCGTGCGCTCGGTGCGCGTGGTGACCGGCGGCCACCTCATGCGCGGACGGCCGGAGAGCTCGCTCAGCGTGGTCGCGGTGCAGGTCAGCGTGAGCGCGATCGTGTTCACGGCCGCCGCCGCACCGAGCCTGCCCGCCGCGTTCGTGCACATGTCGGCTGCGTCGTGGTTCGACGTCGTCTTTCTCGGGCTGGCGTGCAGCGTGTTCGCGTTCGCGATCGAACTGTGGGCGGTGCGGCGCACGTCGGCGGCGCGCGCGAGCATCCTTCTCGGTACCGAACCCGTGTGGGCGGTGGCCGTCGGATGGCTGCTCGGCGGTGAGAGCCTCGGCTGGCTCGGGCTCTTCGGCGGCGTGCTCATCGTGGCGGCGAGCCAGGCGGGCAGCGCGATCGAGCGCCGGCACCGCGGTCGCGCTACGGGGTCTGAGCGAAGAACGCCAGCTCGTGCTCTGCCGAGACGCGGAACGCGGTCGCCATCCGCAGCAGCTGCTCGTCGTTCGCGTTCGCCGCGGCGATCCGCGCCCAGCTGA
- the thiD gene encoding bifunctional hydroxymethylpyrimidine kinase/phosphomethylpyrimidine kinase, translating to MSVPRVLSIAGSDPSGGAGIQADLKAIAANGGYGMAVITALTAQNTTGVTGVHLPPAEFVRQQLDVVADDIQIDAVKIGMLAATATIEKVAHWLDDRRPANVVLDPVMVSTTGSRLLDAGAEHALRDLLHRADLITPNLPELAVLCGEPLATIWTDALKQGERLAAAHGVLVLVKGGHLSGDRSPDALVAPDGSVIEFDAERVETTATHGTGCSLSSAVATRYAATGDWATAVAESKAWLTRALRGGEALRVGRGQGPIDHFAGLRRDIPVDHTQAWWNAIAPVREGIDELPFVRGLADGSLDERVFRHYLEQDALYLREYARVLAKASALAPTRAEQVFWASAAQDCITGEAQLHDAWLGGEPDVEPSAVNRAYLAHLAAAGPDYGTIVAAALPCFWLYLDVGERLAEHSHNEHPYRDWLATYSDPGFAQATADAISWARIAAANANDEQLLRMATAFRVSAEHELAFFAQTP from the coding sequence ATGAGCGTTCCCCGCGTGCTGAGCATCGCAGGCAGCGACCCGAGCGGAGGAGCGGGAATCCAGGCCGATCTCAAGGCCATCGCCGCCAACGGCGGCTACGGCATGGCCGTCATCACCGCCCTCACGGCGCAGAACACGACGGGCGTGACGGGCGTGCATCTGCCGCCCGCGGAGTTCGTGCGGCAGCAGCTGGATGTCGTCGCCGACGACATCCAGATCGACGCGGTGAAGATCGGCATGCTCGCCGCCACCGCGACGATCGAGAAGGTGGCGCACTGGCTCGACGATCGACGCCCCGCGAACGTCGTGCTCGATCCCGTCATGGTGTCCACGACGGGATCGCGGCTGCTGGATGCCGGCGCAGAGCACGCCCTCCGCGACCTGCTGCACCGCGCCGACCTGATCACACCGAATCTGCCGGAGCTCGCGGTGTTGTGCGGCGAGCCGCTCGCGACGATCTGGACCGACGCGCTGAAACAGGGCGAACGCCTGGCCGCGGCGCACGGGGTGCTCGTGCTCGTGAAAGGCGGACACCTCTCCGGCGACCGCTCGCCCGACGCGCTCGTTGCGCCCGACGGCTCCGTCATCGAGTTCGACGCCGAGCGTGTCGAGACCACGGCGACCCACGGCACCGGCTGCTCGCTCTCCAGCGCGGTCGCCACACGCTACGCGGCGACCGGCGACTGGGCGACGGCCGTCGCCGAGTCGAAGGCTTGGCTCACCCGTGCGCTGCGGGGCGGCGAGGCGTTGCGCGTGGGCCGGGGACAGGGACCCATCGACCACTTCGCGGGGCTGCGCCGGGACATCCCGGTCGACCATACGCAGGCCTGGTGGAACGCCATCGCTCCGGTGCGCGAGGGCATCGACGAGCTGCCCTTTGTGCGCGGGCTGGCCGACGGCAGCCTCGACGAGCGGGTCTTCCGCCACTATCTCGAGCAGGATGCGCTCTACCTGCGCGAGTACGCCCGCGTGCTGGCGAAGGCGAGCGCGCTGGCACCGACGCGTGCCGAGCAGGTTTTCTGGGCATCCGCGGCACAGGACTGCATCACCGGCGAGGCGCAGCTGCACGACGCGTGGCTCGGCGGCGAACCCGACGTCGAACCGTCGGCGGTGAACCGCGCCTACCTGGCGCACCTGGCCGCGGCCGGCCCCGACTATGGCACGATCGTGGCTGCGGCATTGCCGTGCTTCTGGCTCTATCTCGATGTCGGCGAGCGCCTTGCGGAGCACAGTCACAACGAGCATCCCTACCGCGACTGGCTGGCGACGTACTCCGACCCGGGGTTCGCGCAGGCCACGGCCGACGCGATCAGCTGGGCGCGGATCGCCGCGGCGAACGCGAACGACGAGCAGCTGCTGCGGATGGCGACCGCGTTCCGCGTCTCGGCAGAGCACGAGCTGGCGTTCTTCGCTCAGACCCCGTAG
- the thiE gene encoding thiamine phosphate synthase: MTGLASPALAAASSSAAALAARPRLRREQLSTYLVTDAAACGDRGVLAVVAAAVRGGATAVQLREKTASARDFYELAVRAAEVVDGRALLLIDDRVDVCLAARAAGARIDGVHVGQSDLPVEQVRALVGPDAVVGLTANTRDHLREIAALPSGTVDYLGVGVIRPTATKPDHPEPLGIDGFGALARVTALPCVAIGGITVADTDALATVGAAGLAVVSAVCSAPDPEAATRDLVSAWEAAR, encoded by the coding sequence GTGACCGGCCTCGCCTCCCCCGCCCTCGCGGCGGCGAGTTCTTCCGCGGCGGCGCTCGCGGCCCGGCCCCGACTGCGGCGCGAGCAGCTGAGCACGTACCTCGTGACGGACGCCGCCGCCTGCGGCGACCGCGGCGTGCTCGCGGTGGTCGCCGCGGCGGTCCGCGGCGGCGCGACGGCGGTGCAGCTGCGCGAGAAGACGGCATCCGCCCGCGACTTCTACGAACTCGCGGTTCGCGCCGCCGAGGTCGTGGACGGCAGGGCGCTGCTGCTGATCGACGACCGCGTCGACGTGTGCCTCGCCGCGCGTGCGGCCGGCGCACGCATCGACGGCGTGCACGTCGGGCAGTCCGATCTGCCCGTCGAACAGGTGCGTGCCCTCGTCGGCCCCGACGCCGTCGTCGGCCTCACCGCCAACACACGCGACCACCTGCGCGAGATCGCCGCCCTGCCGAGCGGCACGGTCGACTACCTTGGCGTGGGCGTCATCCGGCCGACGGCGACCAAGCCCGATCATCCGGAACCACTCGGCATCGACGGGTTCGGAGCCCTCGCCCGCGTGACAGCGCTCCCGTGCGTCGCGATCGGCGGGATCACCGTCGCCGACACCGACGCGCTCGCGACGGTGGGAGCTGCGGGCCTCGCGGTCGTCTCCGCGGTGTGCTCCGCCCCCGACCCGGAGGCCGCCACCCGCGACCTGGTGAGCGCATGGGAGGCCGCGCGATGA
- the thiM gene encoding hydroxyethylthiazole kinase gives MSARTPQIDSPTIDHSATGGRTAGGEGAPAREGTAHDLVAESAALLDRVRASAPLVQAITNTVVTGFTANVLLALGAAPAMVDIPGEASPFATIAGGLLINLGTPHAEPRDAMREAARAASACGTPWVLDPVAVGSLPVRTALAAELLDLRPTVIRGNASEIIAVAGRGRGGRGVDATDDPESALDAARELAHDHGSIVAVSGAVDVITDGERVVRAGNGHPLLTKVTGGGCALGAVMAAFAATSADRFATTVAAVTVYNIAAEHAERQAWGPGTFAANLLDSLAAITPEHVISEARLS, from the coding sequence ATGAGCGCGCGCACGCCGCAGATCGATTCACCGACCATCGACCACTCCGCAACGGGTGGGCGCACCGCAGGGGGCGAGGGCGCACCCGCCCGCGAAGGCACAGCCCACGACCTCGTCGCCGAATCCGCTGCGCTTCTCGACCGGGTGCGCGCGAGCGCCCCGCTGGTGCAGGCCATCACGAACACGGTCGTCACCGGATTCACCGCCAACGTGCTGCTCGCGCTCGGCGCGGCGCCCGCCATGGTCGACATCCCCGGCGAGGCGAGCCCGTTCGCCACCATCGCCGGCGGCCTGCTGATCAACCTCGGCACCCCGCACGCCGAGCCCCGGGATGCCATGCGCGAAGCCGCTCGCGCCGCCTCCGCGTGCGGCACTCCGTGGGTGCTCGACCCGGTGGCCGTCGGCTCGCTGCCGGTGCGCACCGCACTGGCCGCCGAGCTGCTCGACCTGCGTCCCACAGTGATCCGGGGCAACGCGAGCGAGATCATCGCCGTCGCGGGCCGCGGGCGGGGCGGACGCGGCGTGGATGCCACGGACGACCCCGAATCCGCGCTCGACGCCGCACGCGAACTGGCTCACGACCACGGGAGCATCGTCGCGGTCAGCGGTGCGGTCGACGTCATCACCGACGGCGAGCGGGTGGTGCGGGCCGGAAACGGGCATCCACTGCTCACCAAGGTGACGGGAGGCGGATGCGCGCTCGGCGCGGTGATGGCCGCGTTCGCGGCCACGTCGGCGGACCGGTTCGCGACGACGGTCGCGGCGGTCACGGTCTACAACATCGCCGCGGAGCACGCCGAACGGCAGGCGTGGGGCCCCGGCACGTTCGCCGCGAACCTGCTCGACTCGCTGGCGGCGATCACACCGGAGCACGTCATCTCCGAGGCGCGCCTCTCGTGA